One window of Parambassis ranga chromosome 3, fParRan2.1, whole genome shotgun sequence genomic DNA carries:
- the tp53bp1 gene encoding TP53-binding protein 1 isoform X4: protein MDPGGSDLDSSLPQPENPCLIVEDSQPDSVALEDDPDSSYRALLARRLSSLQPTARSPVLELISSPLGSRCSQTDSQSDSNSQAQPDILETTNTTSEFQEESQVLNICNPPKQRKCVSVDAEMDSGADSTTNCVQSEGESQFGFLELSQSQDLRGEGMNSQDEDVVPQPDSERQRLAEKNISCRTAESQDSKAARSEVSSSSSSESLGQSGRKLSVQVLLHSQNLQTSVLQEQQDCEIPSSQEDLFDADKSGAAVDSTVSEPEQPGRPTSTPAQTLRLLHLSGQGTLVQESLSQNSVDYVAPTPDNFTQNSLIIPSTPTGPENEHGADEPMDTSLPPDDRVSQKEEPMETEAASKPQPSASTPVSQNSPGFVLERTLSVPSQPEFSHSQEAPQQSDRKPASLPCESQSQRLESALFSLPLQLSVNTESSDPHAQQTSDQIEEDSQATQIDEVDVPLGVDTSDSVTVCRNPKSENKALPSESQDATSSKATTSAETLKRHGEEAKIDSDSHRKAGTAVNVQNVNVKTTADEVSCSQPKFESSDVTVNSCVQETPSNSPPGSLPSQSVLSQISAADVLKSSVAAKSPPVGSLSQLQGATGNSQTAEDKVEEKDEDMVMEEEEEEDEEGTTGEASGVALVLSQSQLLSPEPMEEEEEEEESDSIIVVIDRQPNSSQPTRVKESVSTNGHESQAKEEAPKRLSQTERPGREPEGLRDKSLSDSSGEISFHFTLPKEGELIGPADGATPPLINQLKQSLRHSTPIEISSFSEKSDVVADVSADVVIAASDIISGQSREDVTEKGDGKLSLRMKLVTPVEEGSSEPFSLQKPTLSEEDGSVVKVTTVSKSVTSSPSVFTRVRQVHRQQEAEDDSQPGGNSTVVRGELFASPLRSSQTSSLGCNSLPNSQSGPSQPEPSAAPQQKDAPASAEPTEVNRGPPEGPEPPSANSTDIRRTAVSQQAFDNTITSTPSKLRQRTVSQQTSFDAPGMRTPAGRGEPDSPSFRRTTVPTHRRHVRTIQEVRTTITRIITDVYYEDGKEVDRKVTEESEEPVVDCQVLDGDVSPCRTGSSSVTSGDLADISSLSSKASSLQHSSGGTSSSTGIGRPDFAIPLSRGAKSISPRRGGGHQRGHRGQRAGSVVTMDRGYDTPGSRAFVPLSPRGRARRGRPPSRSSPSRGGGAGSLHRLTAQPQSSSEDEPYSRMLPPRLPVSPTDPELPSRSDSLRSSPEEVSSAGSSFVGLQVVAKWSSNGYFYSGRIIKDAGEGTFRLRFDDGYECEVAGKDILLCDPIPLETEVTALLEDEYFSIGVVKGYKTEGQDLFYSVEKEGQRQWYNRTSVILSMEQGNKLREQHSLGPYEPSIPLAKASDISLDNLVEGKRRRRGTPGGQNTPNRSSSGSPRTPGPSSKRKLMTSEDSRMPAKRGRRGAGARAAQRVAVCNTSGSGTDLPGQSCDVAETHGPLPQNSSLFMGFAFMLTASSESDRLTNKLTSDDEEDYVQTGPYNKAYTESQLQAGGGFILPDFNEEQCKAAYQSLLIADQHCRTRKYLQCLASGVPCVSHMWVRDCCKNNKLLNYRNYLLPAGVGPNDAIVEWHSRCSPFKALRVLLVFENPVELWAQLITMGGGSSVRHFQPEKDGCDIPAGKYDVVVTDHACPPLVEKTVTSQEVPLVSAEWLIQSLICGERLGFHSKPQYRHDYSSSSSSSSSS from the exons ATGGATCCCGGTGGAAGTGACCTGGACTCCAGCCTGCCTCAGCCCGAGAACCCGTGTCTGATCGTGGAAGATTCTCAGCCGGACAGCGTTGCACTGGAGGACGACCCCGATAGCAGCTACCGAGCTCTGCTGGCCCGGCGCCTGTCCAGCCTGCAGCCCACCGCCCGCAGCCCGGTCCTG gAACTGATATCCTCACCTTTAGGAAGCCGGTGCTCTCAGACTGACAGCCAGTCAGATAGCAACTCCCAGGCTCAACCCG ACATTCTTGAAACGACCAACACTACTTCAGAATTCCAGGAGGAGAGTCAAGTTTTAAACATCTGTAATCCTCCAAAGCAGAGAAA gtgtgtgtctgtggatgctgAAATGGATTCTGGAGCCGACTCTACGACAAACTGCGTGCAGTCTGAGG GGGAATCCCAGTTTGGTTTCCTTGAGCTTTCTCAGAGTCAGGATCTGCGAGGCGAGGGGATGAACAGCCAGGACGAAGACGTCGTGCCTCAACCAGACAGCGAAAGACAGAGATTAG CAGAGAAGAACATCAGCTGTAGGACTGCAGAGAGTCAGGACAGCAAAGCAGCGAG GTCTGAGgtgagctccagcagctcctcggAGTCTCTCGGTCAGTCTGGCAGGAAGCTGAGTGTCCAGGTTCTGCTGCACTCGCAGAACCTTCAGACTTCTGttctgcaggagcagcaggactgtGAGATCCCGTCCTCACAGGAGGACCTGTTTGATGCTGACAAGTCAG GCGCTGCAGTTGACAGCACAGTATCTGAGCCAGAGCAGCCAGGCCGACCCACCTCCACACCGGCCCAAACCCTACGACTGCTGCACCTGTCTGGACAGGGGACACTGGTGCAAGAGAGTCTGTCCCA GAATTCTGTTGATTATGTTGCACCCACCCCAGACAACTTCACCCAGAACTCTTTAATCATCCCAAGCACCCCAACCGGACCAGAGAATGAACACG GTGCTGATGAACCGATGGATACTTCACTACCCCCAGATGACAGAGTGTCACAGAAGGAAGAGCCGATGGAAACTGAGGCCGCCTCTAAGCCACAGCCATCCGCCTCGACTCCTGTATCCCAGAACTCCCCTGGTTTTGTGTTGGAGCGAACTCTTTCGGTACCCTCGCAGCCAGAGTTCTCTCAT AGCCAGGAGGCACCGCAGCAGTCTGATCGGAAGCCTGCGTCGTTGCCTTGTGAGTCGCAGTCTCAGCGCCTGGAGTCGGCTCTGTTCAGTTTGCCTTTGCAGCTCTCTGTGAATACGGAGAGCAGTGACCCACATGCACAGCAGACCTCAGACCAGATAGAGGAGGACAGCCAGGCCACTCAGATAGATGAGGTGGATGTGCCGCTTGGTGTCGACACCAGTgactctgtgactgtgtgtcgtAATCCGAAGAGCGAGAACAAGGCCCTCCCCTCAGAGTCACAAGACGCCACCAGTTCCAAAGCTACAACCTCTGCTGAAACACTAAAACGCCACGGCGAGGAAGCCAAGATTGACTCTGACAGCCACAGAAAAGCAGGGACTGCTGTGAATGTACAAAATGTGAATGTAAAGACGACTGCTGATGAGGTGTCCTGCTCTCAACCAAAGTTTGAGTCCTCTGATGTGACTGTTAACAGCTGTGTGCAGGAGACTCCGTCCAACTCCCCGCCCGGCAGCCTGCCCTCacagtctgtgctctctcagaTATCTGCTGCGGATGTGCTGAAGAGCTCTGTAGCTGCAAAGAGTCCACCTGTGGGGTCACTGTCACAGCTACAAGGAGCAACTGGTAACAGCCAGACAGCTGAAGATAAGGTGGAAGAGAAGGACGAGGACATGGtgatggaagaggaggaggaggaggatgaggaggggacCACAGGGGAAGCCTCAGGAGTGGCTCTAGTTCTCTCTCAGAGCCAGCTGCTGTCTCCTGAAcccatggaggaggaggaagaggaggaggagagtgacagCATCATCGTTGTTATAGACAGACAGCCTAACAGCTCCCAGCCAACCAGAGTCAAAGAGTCAGTCTCCACCAACGGCCACGAATCACAGGCGAAAGAGGAGGCTCCCAAAAGGCTGTCACAGACTGAGAGACCAGGACGTGAGCCAGAGGGCCTCAGAGACAAGAGCCTGAGCGACAGCTCAGGAG AAATTTCCTTCCACTTCACTCTTCCAAAAGAAGGTGAGCTGATTGGTCCCGCTGACGGTGCCACGCCCCCTCTCATCAACCAGCTGAAGCAGTCACTGAGACACAGCACTCCCATTG AGATCAGCTCCTTTTCCGAGAAGTCCGACGTGGTGGCGGACGTTTCTGCGGATGTGGTGATAGCCGCCAGTGACATCATATCtgggcagagcagagaggatgtGACAGAAAAGGGAGATGGGAAGctgagtctgaggatgaagctCGTGACCCCCGTCGAAGAGGGCAGCTCAGAGCCCTTCAGCCTGCAGA AGCCGAcgctgtcagaggaggatggatCTGTTGTCAAGGTTACGACTGTATCCAAGTCTGTAACCAG cagcccctcAGTGTTCACCCGGGTCAGGCAGGTGCACAGgcagcaggaggcagaggaCGACAGTCAGCCTGGAGGCAACAGCACAGTCGTGAG GGGGGAGCTGTTCGCCTCACCTCTGAGGAGCTCTCAGACGTCCTCACTCGGATGCAACAGTCTCCCTAACAGCCAATCGGGGCCATCACAGCCAGAACCATCGGCAGCACCACAGCAGAAGGACGCCCCCGCTTCTGCAGAGCCAACTGAGGTGAACCGAGGGCCGCCTGAAGGTCCAGAACCGCCGTCCGCAAATAGCACAGATATCAGGCGGACTGCAGTTTCTCAGCAGGCCTTCGACAACACCATCACATCCACACCATCCAAG cTCCGTCAGCGAACTGTGTCCCAGCAGACCAGCTTTGATGCCCCGGGGATGCGTACTCCAGCTGGCAGG GGGGAACCGGACTCTCCATCCTTTAGAAGAACCACTGTCCCCACTCACCGCAGGCATGTGCGCACCATCCAAGAGGTGCGGACCACCATCACACGGATCATCACCGATGTGTACTATGAGGACGGCAAAGAGGTGGATCGTAAAGTCACAGAG GAGAGCGAGGAGCCAGTGGTGGACTGCCAGGTCTTGGATGGTGACGTCTCCCCGTGCCGCACAGGCAGCAGCTCGGTGACCTCTGGCGACTTGGCTGACATCAGCTCTCTGTCATCTAAGGCGTCCAGCCTGCAGCACAGCTCTGGAGGAACGAGCAGCAGCACCGGCATCGGCAGACCGGACTTCGCCATCCCGCTCAGCAGAGGGGCCAAATCCATTAG tcccAGGAGGGGAGGTGGGCATCAGAGGGGTCACAGGGGTCAAAGGGCAGGGTCAGTGGTCACAATGGACAGAGGCTATGACACCCCAGGGTCCCGGGCCTTCGTCCCGCTGTCCCCTAGAGGAAGGGCTAGAAGGGGCCGACCCCCGTCCCGCTCCTCTCCGTCCAG gGGGGGTGGTGCTGGCTCGCTGCACAGGCTCACGGCTCAGCcacagtcttcctcagaagatGAACCTTACAGCCGCATGCTCCCCCCACGCCTCCCTGTCAGCCCCACGGACCCCGAGCTCCCCAGCCGCTCTGACTCCCTCAGGTCGTCTCCTGAGGAGGTGAGCTCGGCCGGGAGCAGCTTCGTCGGCCTGCAGGTGGTGGCCAAGTGGTCGTCCAATGGCTACTTCTACTCGGGGCGCATCATCAAAGACGCCGGTGAAGGGACGTTCCGCCTGCGGTTTGACGATGGCTACGAGTGTGAGGTGGCGGGGAAGGATATCCTCCTGTGTGACCCCATCCCACTGGAGACTGAGGTCACTGCTCTGCTGGAGGATGAGTACTTCAGCATAG GTGTGGTGAAGGGCTATAAAACGGAGGGCCAGGATCTGTTCTACAGCGTGGAGAAGGAGGGACAGAGGCAGTGGTACAACAGGACCTCTGTCATCTTGTCAATGGAGCAGGGAAACAAGCTGAGGGAGCAGCACAGCCTCGGACCCTATGAGCCCTCCATTCCTCTGGCCAAGGCCTCTGACATCAGTCTGG ATAACTTGGTGGAGGGGAAAAGGAGGCGCAGAGGGACCCCTGGGGGTCAGAACACTCCCAACCGCAGCTCCTCCGGCAGCCCCCGGACCCCCGGACCCTCCAGCAAGAGGAAGCTGATGACATCAGAGGACAGCCGGATGCCGGCAAAGAGAGGGCGCAGGGGGGCGGGCGCCAGAGCCG CTCAGAGGGTCGCCGTGTGCAACACCTCCGGCAGCGGCACAGACCTGCCCGGACAGTCCTGTGACGTGGCAGAGACTCATGGCCCGCTGCCTCAGAACTCGTCCCTCTTCATGGGCTTCGCCTTCATGCTGACGGCCTCGTCTGAGAGCGACCGCCTGACCAACAAGCTCACGAGTGACGATGAGGAAG ATTACGTGCAGACAGGCCCCTATAACAAAGCATACACCGAGTCACAGCTGCAGGCAGGTGGAGGTTTCATCCTGCCAGACTTCAATGAAGAACAG TGTAAAGCAGCCTATCAGAGCCTGCTCATTGCAGACCAGCACTGCCGTACCAGGAAGTACCTGCAGTGTTTGGCCAGCGGAGTGCCGTGTGTGTCCCATATGTGGGTGCGAGACTGTTGCAAAAACAACAAGCTGCTAAACTACAGGAACTACCTGCTGCCCGCCGGCGTGGGTCCAAATGACGCCATAGTGGAATG gCACTCCCGGTGCAGCCCGTTTAAAGCCCTACGGGTCCTGCTGGTATTTGAGAACCCAGTGGAGCTTTGGGCCCAGCTCATCACCATGGGTGGAGGATCGTCGGTCCGGCACTTCCAGCCAGAAAAGGACGGCTGCG ACATTCCTGCCGGCAAGTATGACGTTGTGGTGACAGACCATGCCTGTCCCCCATTGGTAGAGaaaactgtgacatcacaggaagTCCCGCTGGTGTCTGCTGAGTGGCTTATCCAGAGTCTCATCTGCGGGGAGCGCCTGGGTTTCCACAGTAAGCCTCAGTACCGCCACgactactcctcctcctcctcttcctcctcttcatcataa
- the tp53bp1 gene encoding TP53-binding protein 1 isoform X2: MDPGGSDLDSSLPQPENPCLIVEDSQPDSVALEDDPDSSYRALLARRLSSLQPTARSPVLELISSPLGSRCSQTDSQSDSNSQAQPDILETTNTTSEFQEESQVLNICNPPKQRKCVSVDAEMDSGADSTTNCVQSEGESQFGFLELSQSQDLRGEGMNSQDEDVVPQPDSERQRLEKNISCRTAESQDSKAARSEVSSSSSSESLGQSGRKLSVQVLLHSQNLQTSVLQEQQDCEIPSSQEDLFDADKSGAAVDSTVSEPEQPGRPTSTPAQTLRLLHLSGQGTLVQESLSQNSVDYVAPTPDNFTQNSLIIPSTPTGPENEHGADEPMDTSLPPDDRVSQKEEPMETEAASKPQPSASTPVSQNSPGFVLERTLSVPSQPEFSHDVFVPTQSQEAPQQSDRKPASLPCESQSQRLESALFSLPLQLSVNTESSDPHAQQTSDQIEEDSQATQIDEVDVPLGVDTSDSVTVCRNPKSENKALPSESQDATSSKATTSAETLKRHGEEAKIDSDSHRKAGTAVNVQNVNVKTTADEVSCSQPKFESSDVTVNSCVQETPSNSPPGSLPSQSVLSQISAADVLKSSVAAKSPPVGSLSQLQGATGNSQTAEDKVEEKDEDMVMEEEEEEDEEGTTGEASGVALVLSQSQLLSPEPMEEEEEEEESDSIIVVIDRQPNSSQPTRVKESVSTNGHESQAKEEAPKRLSQTERPGREPEGLRDKSLSDSSGEISFHFTLPKEGELIGPADGATPPLINQLKQSLRHSTPIEISSFSEKSDVVADVSADVVIAASDIISGQSREDVTEKGDGKLSLRMKLVTPVEEGSSEPFSLQKPTLSEEDGSVVKVTTVSKSVTSSPSVFTRVRQVHRQQEAEDDSQPGGNSTVVRGELFASPLRSSQTSSLGCNSLPNSQSGPSQPEPSAAPQQKDAPASAEPTEVNRGPPEGPEPPSANSTDIRRTAVSQQAFDNTITSTPSKLRQRTVSQQTSFDAPGMRTPAGRGEPDSPSFRRTTVPTHRRHVRTIQEVRTTITRIITDVYYEDGKEVDRKVTEESEEPVVDCQVLDGDVSPCRTGSSSVTSGDLADISSLSSKASSLQHSSGGTSSSTGIGRPDFAIPLSRGAKSISPRRGGGHQRGHRGQRAGSVVTMDRGYDTPGSRAFVPLSPRGRARRGRPPSRSSPSRGGGAGSLHRLTAQPQSSSEDEPYSRMLPPRLPVSPTDPELPSRSDSLRSSPEEVSSAGSSFVGLQVVAKWSSNGYFYSGRIIKDAGEGTFRLRFDDGYECEVAGKDILLCDPIPLETEVTALLEDEYFSIGVVKGYKTEGQDLFYSVEKEGQRQWYNRTSVILSMEQGNKLREQHSLGPYEPSIPLAKASDISLDNLVEGKRRRRGTPGGQNTPNRSSSGSPRTPGPSSKRKLMTSEDSRMPAKRGRRGAGARAAQRVAVCNTSGSGTDLPGQSCDVAETHGPLPQNSSLFMGFAFMLTASSESDRLTNKLTSDDEEDYVQTGPYNKAYTESQLQAGGGFILPDFNEEQCKAAYQSLLIADQHCRTRKYLQCLASGVPCVSHMWVRDCCKNNKLLNYRNYLLPAGVGPNDAIVEWHSRCSPFKALRVLLVFENPVELWAQLITMGGGSSVRHFQPEKDGCDIPAGKYDVVVTDHACPPLVEKTVTSQEVPLVSAEWLIQSLICGERLGFHSKPQYRHDYSSSSSSSSSS, encoded by the exons ATGGATCCCGGTGGAAGTGACCTGGACTCCAGCCTGCCTCAGCCCGAGAACCCGTGTCTGATCGTGGAAGATTCTCAGCCGGACAGCGTTGCACTGGAGGACGACCCCGATAGCAGCTACCGAGCTCTGCTGGCCCGGCGCCTGTCCAGCCTGCAGCCCACCGCCCGCAGCCCGGTCCTG gAACTGATATCCTCACCTTTAGGAAGCCGGTGCTCTCAGACTGACAGCCAGTCAGATAGCAACTCCCAGGCTCAACCCG ACATTCTTGAAACGACCAACACTACTTCAGAATTCCAGGAGGAGAGTCAAGTTTTAAACATCTGTAATCCTCCAAAGCAGAGAAA gtgtgtgtctgtggatgctgAAATGGATTCTGGAGCCGACTCTACGACAAACTGCGTGCAGTCTGAGG GGGAATCCCAGTTTGGTTTCCTTGAGCTTTCTCAGAGTCAGGATCTGCGAGGCGAGGGGATGAACAGCCAGGACGAAGACGTCGTGCCTCAACCAGACAGCGAAAGACAGAGATTAG AGAAGAACATCAGCTGTAGGACTGCAGAGAGTCAGGACAGCAAAGCAGCGAG GTCTGAGgtgagctccagcagctcctcggAGTCTCTCGGTCAGTCTGGCAGGAAGCTGAGTGTCCAGGTTCTGCTGCACTCGCAGAACCTTCAGACTTCTGttctgcaggagcagcaggactgtGAGATCCCGTCCTCACAGGAGGACCTGTTTGATGCTGACAAGTCAG GCGCTGCAGTTGACAGCACAGTATCTGAGCCAGAGCAGCCAGGCCGACCCACCTCCACACCGGCCCAAACCCTACGACTGCTGCACCTGTCTGGACAGGGGACACTGGTGCAAGAGAGTCTGTCCCA GAATTCTGTTGATTATGTTGCACCCACCCCAGACAACTTCACCCAGAACTCTTTAATCATCCCAAGCACCCCAACCGGACCAGAGAATGAACACG GTGCTGATGAACCGATGGATACTTCACTACCCCCAGATGACAGAGTGTCACAGAAGGAAGAGCCGATGGAAACTGAGGCCGCCTCTAAGCCACAGCCATCCGCCTCGACTCCTGTATCCCAGAACTCCCCTGGTTTTGTGTTGGAGCGAACTCTTTCGGTACCCTCGCAGCCAGAGTTCTCTCAT GATGTCTTTGTCCCAACACAGAGCCAGGAGGCACCGCAGCAGTCTGATCGGAAGCCTGCGTCGTTGCCTTGTGAGTCGCAGTCTCAGCGCCTGGAGTCGGCTCTGTTCAGTTTGCCTTTGCAGCTCTCTGTGAATACGGAGAGCAGTGACCCACATGCACAGCAGACCTCAGACCAGATAGAGGAGGACAGCCAGGCCACTCAGATAGATGAGGTGGATGTGCCGCTTGGTGTCGACACCAGTgactctgtgactgtgtgtcgtAATCCGAAGAGCGAGAACAAGGCCCTCCCCTCAGAGTCACAAGACGCCACCAGTTCCAAAGCTACAACCTCTGCTGAAACACTAAAACGCCACGGCGAGGAAGCCAAGATTGACTCTGACAGCCACAGAAAAGCAGGGACTGCTGTGAATGTACAAAATGTGAATGTAAAGACGACTGCTGATGAGGTGTCCTGCTCTCAACCAAAGTTTGAGTCCTCTGATGTGACTGTTAACAGCTGTGTGCAGGAGACTCCGTCCAACTCCCCGCCCGGCAGCCTGCCCTCacagtctgtgctctctcagaTATCTGCTGCGGATGTGCTGAAGAGCTCTGTAGCTGCAAAGAGTCCACCTGTGGGGTCACTGTCACAGCTACAAGGAGCAACTGGTAACAGCCAGACAGCTGAAGATAAGGTGGAAGAGAAGGACGAGGACATGGtgatggaagaggaggaggaggaggatgaggaggggacCACAGGGGAAGCCTCAGGAGTGGCTCTAGTTCTCTCTCAGAGCCAGCTGCTGTCTCCTGAAcccatggaggaggaggaagaggaggaggagagtgacagCATCATCGTTGTTATAGACAGACAGCCTAACAGCTCCCAGCCAACCAGAGTCAAAGAGTCAGTCTCCACCAACGGCCACGAATCACAGGCGAAAGAGGAGGCTCCCAAAAGGCTGTCACAGACTGAGAGACCAGGACGTGAGCCAGAGGGCCTCAGAGACAAGAGCCTGAGCGACAGCTCAGGAG AAATTTCCTTCCACTTCACTCTTCCAAAAGAAGGTGAGCTGATTGGTCCCGCTGACGGTGCCACGCCCCCTCTCATCAACCAGCTGAAGCAGTCACTGAGACACAGCACTCCCATTG AGATCAGCTCCTTTTCCGAGAAGTCCGACGTGGTGGCGGACGTTTCTGCGGATGTGGTGATAGCCGCCAGTGACATCATATCtgggcagagcagagaggatgtGACAGAAAAGGGAGATGGGAAGctgagtctgaggatgaagctCGTGACCCCCGTCGAAGAGGGCAGCTCAGAGCCCTTCAGCCTGCAGA AGCCGAcgctgtcagaggaggatggatCTGTTGTCAAGGTTACGACTGTATCCAAGTCTGTAACCAG cagcccctcAGTGTTCACCCGGGTCAGGCAGGTGCACAGgcagcaggaggcagaggaCGACAGTCAGCCTGGAGGCAACAGCACAGTCGTGAG GGGGGAGCTGTTCGCCTCACCTCTGAGGAGCTCTCAGACGTCCTCACTCGGATGCAACAGTCTCCCTAACAGCCAATCGGGGCCATCACAGCCAGAACCATCGGCAGCACCACAGCAGAAGGACGCCCCCGCTTCTGCAGAGCCAACTGAGGTGAACCGAGGGCCGCCTGAAGGTCCAGAACCGCCGTCCGCAAATAGCACAGATATCAGGCGGACTGCAGTTTCTCAGCAGGCCTTCGACAACACCATCACATCCACACCATCCAAG cTCCGTCAGCGAACTGTGTCCCAGCAGACCAGCTTTGATGCCCCGGGGATGCGTACTCCAGCTGGCAGG GGGGAACCGGACTCTCCATCCTTTAGAAGAACCACTGTCCCCACTCACCGCAGGCATGTGCGCACCATCCAAGAGGTGCGGACCACCATCACACGGATCATCACCGATGTGTACTATGAGGACGGCAAAGAGGTGGATCGTAAAGTCACAGAG GAGAGCGAGGAGCCAGTGGTGGACTGCCAGGTCTTGGATGGTGACGTCTCCCCGTGCCGCACAGGCAGCAGCTCGGTGACCTCTGGCGACTTGGCTGACATCAGCTCTCTGTCATCTAAGGCGTCCAGCCTGCAGCACAGCTCTGGAGGAACGAGCAGCAGCACCGGCATCGGCAGACCGGACTTCGCCATCCCGCTCAGCAGAGGGGCCAAATCCATTAG tcccAGGAGGGGAGGTGGGCATCAGAGGGGTCACAGGGGTCAAAGGGCAGGGTCAGTGGTCACAATGGACAGAGGCTATGACACCCCAGGGTCCCGGGCCTTCGTCCCGCTGTCCCCTAGAGGAAGGGCTAGAAGGGGCCGACCCCCGTCCCGCTCCTCTCCGTCCAG gGGGGGTGGTGCTGGCTCGCTGCACAGGCTCACGGCTCAGCcacagtcttcctcagaagatGAACCTTACAGCCGCATGCTCCCCCCACGCCTCCCTGTCAGCCCCACGGACCCCGAGCTCCCCAGCCGCTCTGACTCCCTCAGGTCGTCTCCTGAGGAGGTGAGCTCGGCCGGGAGCAGCTTCGTCGGCCTGCAGGTGGTGGCCAAGTGGTCGTCCAATGGCTACTTCTACTCGGGGCGCATCATCAAAGACGCCGGTGAAGGGACGTTCCGCCTGCGGTTTGACGATGGCTACGAGTGTGAGGTGGCGGGGAAGGATATCCTCCTGTGTGACCCCATCCCACTGGAGACTGAGGTCACTGCTCTGCTGGAGGATGAGTACTTCAGCATAG GTGTGGTGAAGGGCTATAAAACGGAGGGCCAGGATCTGTTCTACAGCGTGGAGAAGGAGGGACAGAGGCAGTGGTACAACAGGACCTCTGTCATCTTGTCAATGGAGCAGGGAAACAAGCTGAGGGAGCAGCACAGCCTCGGACCCTATGAGCCCTCCATTCCTCTGGCCAAGGCCTCTGACATCAGTCTGG ATAACTTGGTGGAGGGGAAAAGGAGGCGCAGAGGGACCCCTGGGGGTCAGAACACTCCCAACCGCAGCTCCTCCGGCAGCCCCCGGACCCCCGGACCCTCCAGCAAGAGGAAGCTGATGACATCAGAGGACAGCCGGATGCCGGCAAAGAGAGGGCGCAGGGGGGCGGGCGCCAGAGCCG CTCAGAGGGTCGCCGTGTGCAACACCTCCGGCAGCGGCACAGACCTGCCCGGACAGTCCTGTGACGTGGCAGAGACTCATGGCCCGCTGCCTCAGAACTCGTCCCTCTTCATGGGCTTCGCCTTCATGCTGACGGCCTCGTCTGAGAGCGACCGCCTGACCAACAAGCTCACGAGTGACGATGAGGAAG ATTACGTGCAGACAGGCCCCTATAACAAAGCATACACCGAGTCACAGCTGCAGGCAGGTGGAGGTTTCATCCTGCCAGACTTCAATGAAGAACAG TGTAAAGCAGCCTATCAGAGCCTGCTCATTGCAGACCAGCACTGCCGTACCAGGAAGTACCTGCAGTGTTTGGCCAGCGGAGTGCCGTGTGTGTCCCATATGTGGGTGCGAGACTGTTGCAAAAACAACAAGCTGCTAAACTACAGGAACTACCTGCTGCCCGCCGGCGTGGGTCCAAATGACGCCATAGTGGAATG gCACTCCCGGTGCAGCCCGTTTAAAGCCCTACGGGTCCTGCTGGTATTTGAGAACCCAGTGGAGCTTTGGGCCCAGCTCATCACCATGGGTGGAGGATCGTCGGTCCGGCACTTCCAGCCAGAAAAGGACGGCTGCG ACATTCCTGCCGGCAAGTATGACGTTGTGGTGACAGACCATGCCTGTCCCCCATTGGTAGAGaaaactgtgacatcacaggaagTCCCGCTGGTGTCTGCTGAGTGGCTTATCCAGAGTCTCATCTGCGGGGAGCGCCTGGGTTTCCACAGTAAGCCTCAGTACCGCCACgactactcctcctcctcctcttcctcctcttcatcataa